Proteins encoded together in one Triticum dicoccoides isolate Atlit2015 ecotype Zavitan chromosome 7B, WEW_v2.0, whole genome shotgun sequence window:
- the LOC119335397 gene encoding heterogeneous nuclear ribonucleoprotein Q-like gives MSDRQPSEEPEEQVDLEGDDDVMDDEEGYRRRRHGGEDSDEPEEEPEEPQIEVEGDGDGDGREEDAGMAVASDEPAAGSGDEMEKGDGPEDEEEKMKWDELLALPPQGSEVFVGGLPRDTTEEDLRELCEPLGEIFEVRLMKDKETKENKGFAFVTFTAKDVAQRAIEELHDKDHKGRTLRCSLSQAKHRLFVGNVPKGLSEDELTSIIKGKGPGVVNIEMFKDLHDPSRNRGFLFVEYYNHACADYARQKLSSPDFKVDGSQLTVSWAEPKGSSSSSSDSSSSAAQVKTIYVKNLPENVSKEKVKDLFEVHGEVTKIVLPPAKAGHKRDFGFVHFAERSSALKAVKGSEKYEIDGQVLEVSMAKPLSDKKPDHSFKPGGAPSYPLPPYGGYMGDPYGAYGGGPGFNQPMIYGRGPAPAGMRMVPMVLPDGRLGYVLQQPGGMPPPPPPRRGDRRDGGGRGGEGSHRRYRPY, from the exons aTGTCGGATCGGCAGCCgtcggaggagccggaggagcAGGTGGACCTGGAGGGAGACGACGACGTCATGGACGACGAGGAAGggtaccgccgccgccgccacggtgGCGAGGACTCTGATGAACCGGAGGAGGAGCCCGAGGAGCCTCAAATCGAGGTTGAGGGCGATGGCGATGGAGATGGCCGGGAGGAGGACGCCGGTATGGCCGTTGCGAGTGATGAACCTGCCGCAGGAAGTGGTGACGAGATGGAGAAGGGTGATGGGCCTGAGgacgaagaagagaagatgaagtGGGACGAGCTCCTCGCACTACCCCCGCAGGGCTCGGAGGTATTTGTCGGGGGCCTCCCCCGAGACACCACCGAGGAGGACCTCCGCGAGCTATGCGAGCCATTGGGCGAAATCTTTGAG GTGAGGTTGATGAAGGATAAGGAAACAAAGGAAAACAAAGGATTTGCATTTGTCACATTTACTGCCAAGGACGTGGCGCAGCGTGCTATTGAAGAACTGCATGACAAGGACCACAAG GGGAGAACACTGCGATGCTCATTGTCCCAGGCCAAGCACAGGTTATTTGTTGGCAATGTACCCAAAGGGTTGAGTGAGGACGAGCTGACAAGCATAATCAAAGGGAAGGGGCCAGGGGTCGTGAATATTGAGATGTTCAAG GATTTGCATGATCCAAGCCGTAACCGTGGGTTCCTCTTCGTTGAGTACTATAACCATGCTTGCGCAGACTATGCCAGGCAGAAATTGTCATCACCAGACTTTAAGGTTGATGGAAGCCAGTTGACTGTTAGCTGGGCTGAACCTAAgggttcatcatcgtcatcatcagattCTTCTTCATCTGCTGCTCAG GTGAAGACTATATATGTGAAGAACCTGCCGGAGAATGTTTCTAAAGAGAAAGTTAAGGATCTCTTTGAAGTTCATGGAGAGGTCACAAAAATTGTTTTACCGCCTGCTAAGGCCGGGCATAAGAGGGATTTTGGGTTTGTTCACTTCGCTGAAAGATCAAGTGCACTGAAGGCAGTTAAAGGAAGTGAAAAATACGAAATTGATG GGCAAGTGCTCGAAGTTTCCATGGCCAAACCTTTGAGTGATAAAAAGCCTGACCACTCGTTCAAGCCTGGAGGAGCTCCTAGCTATCCTCTTCCACCTTATGGTGGCTACATGGGAGACCCATATGGTGCCTATGGTGGCGGCCCTGGATTCAACCAG CCTATGATCTATGGTAGAGGACCAGCACCAGCTGGAATGAGGATGGTACCGATGGTGCTCCCTGATGGTCGCCTTGGCTATGTTCT GCAACAACCTGGTGGAAtgccgcctccaccacctcctcgacGTGGTGACCGGCGGGATGGCGGTGGCCGAGGCGGCGAGGGAAGCCACCGGCGTTATCGGCCCTACTAG